In Mixophyes fleayi isolate aMixFle1 chromosome 3, aMixFle1.hap1, whole genome shotgun sequence, the genomic stretch attccacaactataccaaaaagtgtgtaaaaatgtagagattgcgctgaaaaatgccattctgcccactgttcacttaaccacagatatgtggacaagtggaagtggccaaaccaaagactatatgactgtgacagcccactgggttggtcattcaccttcaccagcaggaacagcagcagcatgtacaccactacgtaacatttgtcacaggcaggccactctttgtatcaccggcttcactaacaggcatacggctgacaatttgttacgcaaactgagagatgtgaatgatgcatggcttataccactcggactatccccagggtatgtcatttcagataacgccaacaatatagtgcgagcattacagctgggtgatttccaacatattccctgttttgctcacaccatcaacttggtggtgcagagcttcctacgaaataaccgtgaggtgcaggagatgctttcggtggcccgtaaaatttcaggccatttcaggcattcagccacagcatgtaggagattacagcagctccaagagcagtttaacttgccctgccaccaacttaagcaagaggtggtaactcggtggaattccaccctgtacatgcttcagaggatggaggaacagtgcaaagccatccaagcatattgcacaagccatgacattgggaaaggaggggggatgtatttcactcttgcacagtggggaatcctttcagtgctgtgcaaggtgctgaaaccatttgaagttgtgacgtgtgaggtgagtgcagactctgctagtttgagccaagtcattcctttaattagactattggaaaagcagcttgagaaaatgaaggaggagctgaaagcaagcaattcagcaaagtatgttggccttgtcgatcaagtacttaattcgcttcacaatgatcctcgagttattaagatcttgaactcggatcagtacgttttggccactgtgcttgatccaaggtttaaaacctacattgagtctttagttgtaaatgaacgagatgtgaacttttgcaaggagctattgctcagcaagttggctgctgaactgggccttggcttgacgacgtgtcctccttcactttctcaagctgctgctcgtaaaaaattaaatttccaaaaaagaatcagggaagacgcagggggcagaccagaacaatttaacatctgggctggtttgaaggatttttcaaaaaaatgtgtcactttgcccataactccatccaatacgagtataaacatgcaaaggatggtggagggttactttcaagaggtagttgatatggaaatgtcagacagtccctttccttactgggaagaaaagcaggccatttggaaacccatgtacaaacttgctttgcaatacttaagctgcccaccctccagtgtgtactctgaacgagtgttcagcacagcagggaacttagtcagtgatcgccgttgaaggttacttcccaaaaatgtggagaaaatgatgttcataaaaatgaactacatcttccacgaggaaggccttcaccatccaagacatccaagcactgactgttctctaatggcggattcaagcggcgatgaattgatagtctgtgatgatgatgtacacactgatgagggtgaggattaagctgaagatgatggagataacatctttttaaaactttctatgtaagtgtagggtgcaatctacccccaaagaggaaagggacttgtggcatttccatatcacataccatcttgaaaggctgctgttagggcaatttatccttaagggtagggtgtcatagacagagtgaccctaaactggctttgtccatttttcataatattgtacagtctataatggctgaatttttgggtattttatacaagtggaggggggcctagagagacagaaaccaaactggctttctccatgtcaattaatattgtacagtctataatggctgaattttttggtattttatacaagtggaggggggccttgagagacagaaaccaaactggctttttccatttctttacatatttaactataagtgtagggtgtaatatacattcacagacgatggctgcattgccaatatgcatagatggagaggaagacaatctgttttgtgtgtagaataaatgaaggcctaccaacgaagaattaaactgtttttttggatgatttattacctcaacaattagattacttgtcactaaaacagttggagcactaaattgggttaatttaggcccaaaaacatggattttccaaaaaaaagcaaaacaaaaccaaaaccaaaaccaaaacacgcaatggcggttttgcaaaaccaaaaccaaaaccaaaacacgacggtaatccagatccaaaactgaatccaaaaccaaaacacgggggtcagtgaccatctctactttaaatacatttttaccaaaagttatccatcagtgatccagtcacaatcggTATGAGCACAACCCTGTTGATAACCTGAGCTGAGGGCATGAGGTGGTATATAATGTGAATCTGTCCAAATCAGGGGCCTGTGTTGCTGATAAACTCCTCTGTAAGCATACAGGGAACAACACGAACAATCATGAGGGTAACATGCAGCTGCACAACCGTGGCTTCAAATCCtataaaagtcttatgtctgataccttaacctctttacctccttcatcttatcacttataacctgaattaatgacacgagacctgaaatagggcacaaataaatgatttattcataaacatggtggaggtgaaataagtagtcagtccgacgtgtgccaggcaaaacccaactgtcctagcatatccttaggactacaaactggggaacaaccaaacccctgggttcaagtgggggaccaaccaatcaaaccccgggcgcacatatctacctggacggggcaccacgtcctgaatctaccgaacccgcccctcctctgggctatactggaagcaaccacagggcagcccacaagggcggtgcctgaaaccgagactaatagccgattcactcgaagggaggcgggttcaccatgcccaataccgtaatgtggccccaaaccactggccgtcgactgtactgcttttccggccataactccatccgtcTTCACTGAGATATATGCTGTTGCCAACGCTGATATCCATCAACAGAGCATCCAGTCGCGTCCTTTTCTCATCAAACgtaaccagggagggtgggtgggcaacttccaaactgccaaggactgagcaaactccgcccatccaacttatagtcctaaacccctcccctatgacaccagatgggcgtacccaaagattaactgttaacactccagagaatagttcagttaaagatacagcaaagcttttattatccttcggtcctatgcagatctcagttcttataaaagtcttatgtctgataccttaacctctttacctccttcatcttatcacttataacctgaattaatgacacgagacctgaaatagggcacaaataaatgatttattcataaacatggtggaggtgaaataagcagtcagtccgacgtgtgccaggcaaaacccaactgtcctagcatatccttaggactacaaactggggaacaaccaaacccctgggttcaagtgggggaccaaccaatcaaaccccgggcacacatatctacctggacggggcaccacgtcctgaatctaccgaacccgcccctcctctgggctatactggaagcaaccacagggcagcccacaagggcggtgcctgaaaccgagactaatagccgattcactcgaagggaggcgggttcaccatgcccaataccgtaatgtggccccaaaccactggccgtcgactgtactgcttttccggccacgcccggatCCCTAGGATCCGCGGCCCGCCACCATACTAAAACCTTCTGatgctaaaaacacataaatatccCGAACAAAAATAACCATGCCTTCATCGCTCAAATGAACTCCGTCCCCCCTATATAGCGAGGGGCTCTGATAACGAATACTCGGGTGTACAATCCGCCAACCACCCATGGAACGTAAAAACCGTGAAACAACCGAATTAATTTTCCTCCTTACTCCATCAGCAACACGCCCTTCAGGAAACGCACGCCAAGCCATCCTTGGCACAATATCCGACCAGCAAATGACAAGGGAAGGCCAAGATGCTTGCACCCAAGCCAAGTCCTCCTGGATACGCAAAATCAAATCCACCGACTTGCACCCTCCTATGTCATTACCACCCAGATGAATAACTAGGACCTGGGGTACCCCTTGAACGACAACATAACTACTCAGGAGATGCCGAAAACCAGACCATCTAAGACCTCTACGACCTATCCACTGCACAACCATTGCCCCCTTAAACAGAGAAGTATCCTTAGCTGCCCTGTGCAATCGAGCCCAGTGAATATAAGAGTGTCCCAGCACCCAGATGCGCAGCGGGGTCCGATGGTCTGTAGGGTGGAGAAAACCAAACATTAGTCAACAGCAACCATACGTGTTCATACATCCAGAAAACGGAACTCAGAGAGCCCCTATGATGTTGAAAATTTGAACTTAACAAAACCACAGAAAGCACAAAAGCTAACAAATGCTCAGCACACCAGACACAAACACCCAAGAACACGCCCACACCGACAAAAGAAGGAAAAAGGTTTTGGGCGGAGGCACAGACGAAGGTGAAACCATAAAACCCAGtgggaaaaaaatggagaaagCCCTTCGAGCCCGACCTCCAAAGGCCCGAGCAGTCTAAGACCTGTGCCACCACCGCAGGAGATAGATAGGTAAAAGATAGGAAGATTTAGGTAAGGAGAGCAGGACGAACATAACGCTTATATACCTTGGTTTTCCACCTGCCAACACCCTGTATGGCCCGTTCTGATGCCCCAGCCAAAGCTGCAGACGTGGCAGCACCAATTCTGAATGAATGAGTGCCGAACTGGGATCCGTCCAAGCCCAGCTTAGACAATGTACGCTTAAACACTGCCGTAAACTGGTACCGGGTGAGGGGGGTaccatcaccatgcaccagcCACGGAATTGCAGACACAGGACGAATAACAGCAAATTCATTCATAATAACAACAGGGCAAACTAAGAAACCCACCTTTGGGGCCAATGTAACCCACTGCCCTCTACCTAACTGGTCAGACTTTGATCTCCTAATTTTACAACATACTGAGGAAGGGGAAATAATAACATGCTGCGCCAACATTCCTGACAAAGGACAAGACTTAGAAGAGGCCACTACCTCACTTACTCTAAACGCTCCAAAATAAAGCATGACAAATGCTGCGCGAAATAAGGCTGTCTCAAATGCATCACGTGCTACTTCCTTAATAGCCCCCAGCAATTCCGTCAACAAAGCCTCACCGATGGGCCGTCTTCCATCCGGAAGCGCAGGGCGCTCCCTCGCCCAACCCTTTAATGCTTTGGCTATAATGAAACTTTTCGTGTAATCGACCTCATTCCTAAGCCTGGTAAAAAAGGATATCCCGGCCAAAGCCCCTGCCATTGCTGCTTTGGACTTACCGGACTTGAAACCTGCCCAAATATACGCTAGCATTAGCTGATGCCCTGAGGCCACTGACTCGCGCCCCTGGTCCCGGAACGCACACCAGTCATGCCAAGCCGACCGATACTTCTCCCTGGTAGCGGGTGCCAATGATGATTCAGCTAGACCCTCTACtccggcttgacaatctgccagatataagtgggACAAGGTGAaccagacagggatgcctgaGGTGCCAAGGCTCGAAATTTCTCCCATTCCCCCCTAGATAATGAATCTGCCAGCGCATTATCCACCCCAGGAACATGTTGCGCCCTGAAGCTAATGTCATCGACTAAACACCTCCATACTAATCTCCTCAAAAGTGTGATGACCGGCTGAGAGGTGGCCTTCTGCCGGTTGATTACTTGCACAacacccaaattgtcacaccagaaaactATCTGTTTCCCTACTAATCTGGGGGCCCACAATTCAAGGGCGACTATGATCGGGAAGATTTCTAACAGCAACAGGTTAGCAGTCCAGCCGGCCTGCACCCATTCTTCTGGCCACCGCGCAGCACACCAGTCATCTGCGAAATATGCCCCGAAGCCCACACCCCCTGCCGCATCAGTATGTAGCTCCAGCTCCTTACTAGACACGGGGGGAGAAGGCCACAACCTAACCCCGTTAAAATCCCGCAGGAAAAGATCCCAAACTGCCAAATCCGTCCGGATTTCGTGCAGATAGCAGTACTCGACAGTGAGGTCCCTTATGCCCTGACGTTGCCCTTTCCAGCTTCCGACAGAACACACGACCCATTGGAATTACCCGACAGGCGAAGTTAAAAAGTCCCAGTATAGACTGAGTccttttcaatgacatcccttcagaCCCAAGCACCACCCCTATAAGCTCCCGCAGTTTCACTACCTTCTCTATTGGAAGCCTACAAAGACCCAAGACCGTATAGATCTCGATGCCTAAATACGCTAAACGGGTAGTAGGACCCTCAGTTTTATCATGCGCGACCGGGACACCAAGTGACTGAAAAAGAGCCCTAAGTGAAAACAAAACATCCCCACAGGTGGGTCCCTGGCTTGGGCCCACTAcaaggaagtcatccagatagtgTGCCACGCCCTGGTGACCGGTTCCGGCACAAACGCACCAGTGTAGAAACGTGCTAAAACACTCGAAGAAGGAGCATGAaactgcgcaccccatagggaggCATTTATCCACTTAGTAACCATCGCTCAGATGGAAACCCATGAAAGGGAACGAGTCCAGGTGCAATGGAAGAAGCCGAAAAGCCGACTCGATGTCGACCTTCGCCATCAAAGCCCCGGGCCCAAAAGATCTCACCATCTCCAGCGCCTCCTCAAAAGACTGATACACTACCCTGCAAAATTTTTCCGGGATGGCATCATTAACCGATGCACCCTTTGAGAAAGAGAGGTGCTGAATTAGGCGAAACTTCCCCGCAGCCTttttaggaaccacccctaccggTGACACTACCAGGTTCCGATAAGGAGGGTTCGCAAAAGGCCCAACCATCCGCCCAAGCGCCACCTCTTTACGCACCTTCTCCGCCAAGATTTCGGGGAACACCTTCGCAGATTTTAGGTTAACCATCGAGGCGATCTCGACAGACCCTTCAATAGGTAACCAAAAACCATGCCTAAAACCCTCCCGTAAAAATTCCGCAGCCCATCTTATTGGGTAGCGGTCCAGCCAGCGGCCGAGATTGACCACGTTAATTGGCGACGCGGCTTTCCGCAGGTCCGGGAGCCGTTCGACTTCCATCGCCACCCCCTCCTCGACTCTGCCTGTCACAAGTCTTAGCTGGGTGACCTCCACCGCAGCGGGTGCAGGTGTGTGAGAACCTACACGCCGCTCCGCGCAGGCAACCGGACTTGTTAAAAGGGAAACAGCGGCCCCTACCCTCAAAGGGCGCGGCACCCCTGCCGCGCCCCGACGGCCACCGCCAACCTGAACCCTGTGAAGACTCTCCCCCGCCATCTTGGGACACCTGTAACCATACCTCCACATCCTTGAATCCCAACATGAGGCTCGCATGTCCATCATATTTCTCCCGAAACGCTTCATCATAGGCCAGCCATACCCCGGGGCGTGATGATGCATACATCTCGTGGATCATGTGTAAATATTTCAACATGTCCATCCACTCTGTAGGGCGCGTTTCTAAATAACACGCCGCAAAAAGGTAGGCCCCCGTAAGCCAGTTTTTGTATGACCTATAACTCGTCTCCCCAGCGCCACCCCGTGTGAGGGCTTGGGCTACCACTTTTTTCCCCTTATTGGTCATAGCGAACATGTCAATGAGTCGGCCTTTACGAATTCTGTCTCTGACTACCATTCTAACCCCTTGCAGTATCCCGGTACTAGCACAGCGCAGCTCCTCGTCACCTGTAAGACGGGAACCTCTGCCTTAAACGCCCGTCAGCCGGCCTAGCCCCAGCGTGCGGTACAAAATGCTTGCGCAATTTCTTAATCAGCTTCTTGGAGGAGGACCCAGACATATCTGAACCCGTACTAGAGCTATAACAATCGGACCACACGGATTGCACATCAGGTACATCAGACAAATCACGCTCACCTGCCAACGCCGAACCAGTCTCAGAACCCTGCGTCCAGCCTTCGTCCCCGGACCATGCCTGGTGACGGCCGACTTGCTCCACTCCAACGAAACGCTCCTCCTCATACCCTCCGGCCTCTGCTGAGAAAGAAATGTTACTACCAGAAGCTTGAGACTGGGAACCACGGGACGTTGCTCTATGCTCTCTGCCATGATCTGAACTCACCCCTTGACCAAGCTCCCAGCCTGACACTTCCCTATAATTCTCAGCCCCCAGGGACTCACTCACAGGAACACCCCCATCGTGTGACTCGCGCCGCTCGTCCGAGCCGTGCGTGCCTCTCCTATGCCCAGACCAGGACCGTTGCCCTGGGCTCCTACCCATGACCTGAGACCCCAAAGAACCCCGCACCTGACCCCTATGTTCCCCGGAGACTGAGTGACAGGACCCCCCTCTTCCCACCGGGATGCCCCTAACACCAGAACCCACAGGGGCCACTGATGTCTCCCCCCGAACCACACTGTTGCCCCTGCTATAAACCCTATGTGCCGCTGAACCTGCTGAGGCACAATCTGCCTCTGCATTCTGCCCCCTTACCGGGCCCAAACTACTCCTGCTACCCCTGATGACTGAACTGGCTCCCACTATGCCCGTTGAGGAGCTATCTGCCGCTGGAACCCGGGATAATTGGAGAGGAGGGGGTCGCCCCCCCTCAGGACCAGGATGCCCGCCCGCCCTAACATGGCCGCCATGAACCCGCTGCCCGCGGGACTGCTGAACTCTACCAGCAGCGGGtggagggccccccgccgctatACTACCCCCCGAGGACCACCTGTCTCTTCTGGATGCCCTCTGCCCGGGAATAACAAGTCCGCCAGCCACCGGAGGAACCGCCGCGT encodes the following:
- the LOC142144468 gene encoding uncharacterized protein LOC142144468 isoform X1, which encodes MGRSPGQRSWSGHRRGTHGSDERRESHDGGVPVSESLGAENYREVSGWELGQGVSSDHGREHRATSRGSQSQASGSNISFSAEAGGYEEERFVGVEQVGRHQAWSGDEGWTQGSETGSALADCQAGVEGLAESSLAPATREKYRSAWHDWCAFRDQGRESVASGHQLMLAYIWAGFKSDHRTPLRIWVLGHSYIHWARLHRAAKDTSLFKGAMVVQWIGRRGLRWSGFRHLLSSYVVVQGVPQVLVIHLGGNDIGGCKSVDLILRIQEDLAWVQASWPSLVICWSDIVPRMAWRAFPEGRVADGVRRKINSVVSRFLRSMGGWRIVHPSIRYQSPSLYRGDGVHLSDEGMVIFVRDIYVFLASEGFSMVAGRGS
- the LOC142144468 gene encoding uncharacterized protein LOC142144468 isoform X2, which produces MGRSPGQRSWSGHRRGTHGSDERRESHDGGVPVSESLGAENYREVSGWELGQGVSSDHGREHRATSRGSQSQASGSNISFSAEAGGYEEERFVGVEQVGRHQAWSGDEGWTQGSETGSALADHRTPLRIWVLGHSYIHWARLHRAAKDTSLFKGAMVVQWIGRRGLRWSGFRHLLSSYVVVQGVPQVLVIHLGGNDIGGCKSVDLILRIQEDLAWVQASWPSLVICWSDIVPRMAWRAFPEGRVADGVRRKINSVVSRFLRSMGGWRIVHPSIRYQSPSLYRGDGVHLSDEGMVIFVRDIYVFLASEGFSMVAGRGS